One segment of Streptosporangium brasiliense DNA contains the following:
- a CDS encoding sensor histidine kinase — MSSRRISVRLRLTLVYGSLFSAAGLVLVLANYFVVRQMLHQPVRVTPREAVAVPLPRDGDLLRTFTDAKGQYRDSVMASMVQWSLLATVIVGVTGLAVGWIVARRALAPLHTMTEAARRLSESTLHERIALDGPRDELRDLADTFDSMLERLDHAFDSQRRFVANASHELRTPLAINRALVQVSMTDPGLPAEIRAVGAELLAAGARQERLIEGLLLLAQSERELTERRPVDLAELAGSALASVPEATADLSPAPATGDPVLLGQMIGNLLDNAVKYNDGRALVTVRTGRDRRGSVVTVENTGRVVPADRIEELFEPFRRLDRDRTGSTAGAGLGLSIVRAVARAHRGSVEAVPRPGGGLTVTVRLAPG; from the coding sequence GTGAGCTCGCGGCGGATCTCGGTACGGCTCCGCCTGACCCTGGTCTACGGCAGCCTGTTCTCCGCCGCGGGCCTCGTGCTCGTGCTGGCCAACTACTTCGTCGTACGGCAGATGCTCCACCAGCCCGTCAGGGTGACGCCCCGGGAGGCCGTCGCCGTACCGCTCCCCCGGGACGGCGACCTCCTGCGGACCTTCACCGACGCCAAGGGCCAGTACCGCGACAGCGTGATGGCCTCGATGGTCCAGTGGTCGCTGCTGGCCACCGTGATCGTCGGGGTGACGGGGCTGGCCGTCGGGTGGATCGTGGCCCGCCGGGCGCTGGCCCCGCTGCACACGATGACCGAGGCGGCCCGCCGCCTGTCGGAGAGCACCCTGCACGAGCGGATCGCCCTGGACGGCCCCCGCGACGAGCTCCGCGACCTGGCCGACACCTTCGACTCCATGCTGGAACGCCTCGACCACGCCTTCGACAGCCAGCGCCGCTTCGTCGCCAACGCCTCCCACGAGCTGCGCACCCCGCTGGCCATCAACCGGGCGCTGGTGCAGGTCTCCATGACCGATCCCGGCCTTCCCGCGGAGATCAGGGCCGTCGGCGCCGAGCTGCTGGCCGCCGGCGCCCGCCAGGAACGGCTCATCGAGGGGCTGCTCCTGCTGGCCCAGAGCGAGCGGGAGCTGACCGAGCGCCGCCCGGTGGACCTGGCCGAACTCGCCGGGAGCGCGCTGGCCTCCGTGCCGGAGGCCACGGCGGACCTGAGCCCGGCCCCGGCGACCGGTGATCCGGTGCTGCTGGGACAGATGATCGGCAACCTGCTCGACAACGCGGTGAAGTACAACGACGGGCGCGCCCTGGTCACCGTCCGCACCGGCCGGGACCGGCGAGGGAGCGTCGTCACCGTGGAGAACACCGGCCGCGTCGTCCCCGCCGACCGGATCGAGGAGCTCTTCGAACCGTTCCGCCGCCTCGACCGCGACCGGACCGGCTCGACCGCCGGCGCGGGTCTCGGCCTGTCGATCGTCCGGGCGGTCGCCCGGGCCCACCGCGGCTCGGTGGAGGCCGTGCCGCGTCCGGGCGGCGGCCTGACCGTCACCGTACGGCTGGCGCCGGGATGA